One window of Perca flavescens isolate YP-PL-M2 chromosome 6, PFLA_1.0, whole genome shotgun sequence genomic DNA carries:
- the mdc1 gene encoding mediator of DNA damage checkpoint protein 1, producing the protein MDATQMICDSILESDEEENEEENKNKRGRPLAKLCILKNEHIPETEFPLFLGDNVLGRDPNTCTLPLLAPSISKQHATICVSVYRRRGCHSEVDVEALVWDLGSMNGTHKGRLKLTPNVRYALSEHDSLVVADIPCQYVSCAVDTVPSQGDMRTPVNRNSGVKAPLPDASGEKGGDTITGSKTCVNGGTKTRVSSPDQEDTRKTPVRTSCLSFEQTPTQPQGTLVPESGSDSDGERGDRRRKALVSDSDSYKSSPTCSTLRSPPNKIVPESEDESPITPSSSTKNRPYRHVSFSKEKTDLDVGRQQAMKKKALAVVDDSEEEEEREEERAALGGRKSEESGQHVPVKQESNVSLTGKDELPVSTPSIFTDAIPAFHMDSDTDIEGEEVGVASVGPVTMNTNQQADQPPDTAQLHMDSDTDVDEDDYASDKVPKSVPSSADHTNPPHVISVIQPEGITMDSDTDVDDDYAPVSDTATKAKPTSIQSTYTADSAPSTQLKDFHLDSDTDVDEEEEKKRGTNNTCSKIDETPTRLDIMPLGPESTPPAPHSLHPDSDTDDEAIPAPSISEPSVVSAVTESCAAADAGADLGILSDNDTDVEEGSPLLSLPVAVPALSVGPGTTSEALHSESEADTDVNPDDLRVDSDTDVEDEKVDFGEACEGQIPSLPRENTPGFLVPLKQNCSTPIQVSEGEVEDMETQAFLSPSTGPFRGAVAPAIRPLPLSTVSDSQEDEEFVVAETQSFVLQTRDCQANRPEDHTMDPTQDFGLDSSGDDQGEQSSRGGSLQLGLSDSNHLQAQDQAQALAMESTQAFVSVVGGVNLEDTQEYAAISNADRTSMQNDLNLEATQAYGETEEPARCSVMSVKEGQLDLALEATQAYLLEPSSDSGDETDEDERKNTATAETQAFDFPTSSTLAMAKTQPMSAFEEESLDNENPISSVLEVKPTPHNGTDEREEHGEAAQPQKSHLSEALSLAETQPMRISEDEESDDEDLIPGPRIRKAKPLQLGEEQTQTLPNSELSAIETQPMGTCDSEQSDEEDSSPGPRKRPARPQQIQEEETQPLTNSESSTVETQPLETKTGLQPQRGKGRQSEAGTSGTTIRGTRGTRARLRKAEEQAECSELPKRQTRGKNKALPTTRGRRGKARPDEEESEEEEEVVQAKGTGGKKTKREQKDNEDKEERLETGRNKHTEKANLMKEEEERRGAKLERERKEKEEKERSQAIIAERVRLTQEAAEKDRIDRERKEQEEKKKADKAQKEKEEQLGRERKEKEEKERLEREKAEREEKERLKREKAEREEKERLEREKKEMIEKRKEEKESLQMAKREQEERLERERMEQEHQARLEREATEREERERLAKEKEQEENKPKTPTRSRRAARTTAAPCTTEPEQDSTVSANDDVPARRTRSRSNSSNSVSSERSASSANTQGSRGRGRGRGAKRTSGPPQAAIVRSSSSRRRTVAAEATRVTSNEVSPQGVRSRSNSTSSLNSEISSCSMSSQGRGRGGMQRGRGRKTEAEPHSIPPVNSQSEPNLAPKPTARGRKSRKAEESSEVPHEDENEKADSQQASTTRGRRRANENHSEPAAADEQGPSNQEERCASEDSPPPKRNVRGRGQKAIKSETVEAPVASAISDGDEAKDKRKGRKRELQANKEEDSSSSSKVFKGKEKAQAPEAAEEEANGETKDDIPVQAKRRGRASSTQAKKNAKDSPTEGQVKEESEKMEEETVERRGKGRPSMVQKKKKEEQGESGTSVEQDPHVEASEPQTPASSGSRKRQAPVDSSPVAKTPRSSSASLAASGRLRAASQDYKVLFTGVVDEVGERVLARLGGSMAKGVADMNCLVTDKVRRTVKFLCAVAKGVPIVTTHWLEKSGKAGSFLSPNAFVVKDLEQEKKFNFCLQESLRIASSQSLLQGYEIHVTKSVKPEPVHMKDIISCSGAAFLPKMPSSHKPQTVVISCEEDWLLCTPALSASLPVVTAEFILTGILQQKVDLQTHTLSAPRNTLQPAGGRGRGRKKT; encoded by the exons ATGGATGCTACTCAGATGATCTGTGACTCAATCTTGGAGTCAGATGAGGAAGAAAATGAAGAGGAGAATAAAAATAAGAGGGGACGACCATTGGCTAAACTGTGCATCTTAAAAAATGAGCACATCCCTGAAACAG AGTTCCCACTCTTCTTGGGAGATAATGTGCTGGGCCGTGACCCCAATACCTGCACCCTGCCTTTGCTAGCACCCTCGATATCCAAGCAGCACGCTACCATCTGCGTCTCTGTCTACAGGAGAAGAGGTTGTCACAGTGAAGTGGATGTAGAGGCTTTGGTTTGGGACCTAGGGAGCATGAATGGGACCCACAAGGGCCGCTTAAAGCTGACTCCTAATGTGCGCTATGCCCTCAGTGAACATGACAGTTTGGTGGTGGCAGACATCCCTTGTCAGTATGTCAGCTGTGCTGTAGACACAGTCCCTTCTCAAGGGGACATGAGGACTCCTGTAAACAGAAATTCAGGGGTTAAGGCCCCGTTGCCAGATGCCTCAGGAGAAAAGGGAGGTGACACAATCACAGGGAGCAAGACATGTGTCAACGGAGGTACAAAAACTAGGGTGTCATCACCTGATCAGGAGGACACAAGGAAGACTCCTGTCAGAACCAGTTGCCTGTCCTTTGAGCAAACTCCAACCCAGCCACAGGGGACCCTGGTCCCAGAATCTGGCTCAGACTCAGACGGAGAAAGAGGAGACAGGAGGCGCAAGGCTCTGG TGTCTGATTCTGACTCCTATAAATCAAGTCCCACATGTTCAACATTACGGAGTCCCCCAAACAAAATCGTGCCTGAAAG TGAGGATGAAAGTCCCATCACACCGTCCtcctccactaaaaataggccTTACAGACATGTCAGCTTCAGCAAGGAGAAGACAGACTTAGATGTGGGGCGACAGCAGGCGATGAAAAAAAAGGCACTTGCGGTTGTGGATGAcagtgaagaggaggaagaaagggaagaagaaagAGCAGCACTCGGAGGGAGAAAGTCTGAGGAAAGTGGACAGCATGTGCCAGTGAAACAGGAAAGCAATGTCAGTCTTACAGGAAAAGATGAATTGCCTGTATCCACACCATCAATCTTCACAGATGCGATCCCTGCATTTCACATGGACAGTGACACTGATATAGAGGGAGAGGAGGTAGGAGTGGCCTCTGTGGGTCCTGTGACCATGAATACAAACCAACAAGCTGATCAGCCACCAGACACAGCCCAGCTTCACATGGACAGTGATACAGATGTCGATGAAGATGATTATGCCTCAGACAAAGTTCCCAAATCTGTGCCTTCCTCTGCTGACCACACCAACCCTCCTCATGTAATTTCAGTTATTCAGCCAGAGGGAATCACTATGGACAGTGACACCGATGTGGATGATGACTATGCTCCTGTGTCAGACACTGCCACAAAAGCAAAACCCACGTCAATTCAGAGCACATACACAGCTGACTCTGCTCCTTCAACGCAGCTCAAAGATTTCCACCTAGACAGTGACACAGATGTTGAcgaggaagaagaaaagaaacgtGGAACAAATAATACATGCTCTAAAATAGATGAAACTCCCACTAGATTAGATATCATGCCACTTGGCCCTGAATCCACCCCTCCTGCGCCTCACAGCCTGCATCCAGACAGCGACACAGATGATGAAGCTATTCCTGCCCCTTCCATCAGTGAGCCCTCGGTGGTGTCTGCTGTCACAGAATCATGTGCCGCTGCAGACGCAGGAGCTGATTTAGGTATTTTGTCTGATAACGACACAGACGTGGAAGAGggctctcctctgctctctctacCTGTTGCTGTCCCAGCCTTGTCAGTGGGTCCTGGTACCACATCAGAAGCTCTTCATTCAGAGTCGGAAGCAGACACCGATGTTAATCCAGACGACCTCAGAGTGGACAGTGACACAGATGTGGAAGATGAGAAGGTGGATTTTGGAGAGGCCTGTGAGGGCCAGATTCCTAGCTTGCCCAGAGAAAATACACCTGGGTTTCTGGTTCCTCTTAAGCAGAACTGCTCCACTCCTATACAGGTGTCAG AAGGAGAAGTGGAAGACATGGAGACTCAGGCTTTCCTGAGTCCCTCCACAGGTCCATTTAGAG GTGCGGTAGCCCCTGCTATAAGACCTTTACCATTGTCTACTGTCTCAGACAGCCAGGAGGATGAGGAATTTGTCGTGGCTGAGACGCAGTCCTTCGTTCTTCAGACCAGAGACTGCCAGGCCAACCGTCCAGAGGACCACACCATGGACCCCACCCAAGATTTCGGCCTTGACTCTTCTGGTGATGATCAAGGCGAACAGTCCAGCAGAGGAGGGTCTTTGCAGCTGGGATTGTCTGACAGCAACCACCTGCAGGCTCAGGATCAGGCCCAAGCTCTAGCAATGGAGAGCACCCAAGCTTTTGTCTCTGTGGTGGGGGGTGTGAATCTGGAAGATACCCAAGAATATGCAGCCATCTCAAATGCAGACAGAACCTCCATGCAGAATGATTTAAATCTGGAGGCTACGCAGGCCTATGGAGAGACTGAGGAACCTGCCCGATGTTCAGTCATGTCTGTTAAAGAAGGTCAGTTAGATTTGGCCCTAGAAGCAACACAGGCATATCTTTTAGAGCCCTCCAGTGATTCAGGGGATGAAACCGAtgaagatgaaagaaaaaacactgctACTGCTGAGACTCAGGCTTTCGACTTTCCTACTTCATCTACTCTCGCCATGGCTAAAACCCAACCAATGTCTGCCTTTGAGGAGGAGAGTTTGGATAACGAAAATCCTATTTCCTCTGTACTAGAAGTTAAGCCCACACCACATAATGGAACAGATGAGAGGGAAGAACATGGGGAGGCAGCTCAACCTCAGAAGAGCCACCTCAGTGAAGCTCTGTCTCTAGCTGAAACTCAGCCAATGCGTATAAGTGAGGATGAAGAAAGTGATGATGAGGACTTGATTCCAGGTCCACGAATAAGAAAAGCAAAGCCACTGCAGCTTGGAGAGGAGCAGACACAAACTCTCCCAAACTCTGAGCTCTCTGCTATTGAAACTCAGCCCATGGGTACATGCGACAGTGAGCAAAGTGATGAAGAAGACTCAAGTCCAGGTCCTAGAAAAAGACCAGCAAGGCCACAGCAAATTCAAGAAGAGGAGACACAACCGCTCACTAATTCTGAGTCCTCCACTGTTGAAACTCAGCCCTTGGAAACAAAAACGGGTCTGCAGCCTCAAAGGGGAAAGGGGAGACAATCTGAAGCTGGAACCAGTGGCACCACTATTAGAGGTACACGAGGGACGAGGGCAAGATTAAGAAAAGCGGAGGAGCAGGCAGAATGTTCCGAACTTCCCAAGAGACAGACACGAGGGAAGAATAAAGCTTTGCCAACTAccagaggaaggagaggaaaagcaaggcctgatgaggaggagagtgaggaagaggaggaggtagTGCAGGCTAAAGGaactggaggaaaaaaaaccaaGAGAGAACAGAAAGATAATGAGGATAAGGAAGAAAGGCTTGAAACAGGGAGAAACAAGCACACTGAAAAAGCCAACCTAatgaaggaagaagaagaaaggagggGAGCCAAAttagaaagggaaagaaaagagaaggaagaaaaagaaagatcgCAGGCTATAATTGCAGAAAGGGTAAGACTTACGCAGGAGGCAGCAGAAAAAGATAGAATAGACAGGGAAAGAAAGgaacaagaagaaaagaaaaaagctgaTAAGGcacaaaaggaaaaagaagaacaatTGGGCAGGGAAAGAAAGgagaaggaagaaaaagagagattaGAGCGTGAAAAggcagaaagagaagaaaaggagagattaaaacgtgaaaaggcagagagagaagagaaggagagattggagagggaaaagaaagagatgatagaaaaaagaaaggaagaaaaagaaagcttGCAGATGGCAAAGAGGGAACAAGAAGAGAGACTTGAGAGGGAGAGGATGGAACAAGAACACCAGGCAAGACTGGAGAGGGAAGCAACGGAAAGGGAAGAACGAGAAAGATTGGCGAAAGAAAAAGAGCAAGAAGAAAACAAGCCCAAAACACCCACAAGAAGTCGAAGAGCAGCCAGAACAACTGCTGCCCCGTGTACAACCGAGCCGGAACAAGACTCAACCGTATCAGCCAATGATGATGTCCCAGCGAGGAGAACCAGATCACGCTCTAACTCCTCTAACTCTGTCAGCTCAGAGAGGTCTGCTTCAAGTGCAAACACCCAGGGGAGCAGGGGGAGAGGCCGAGGCCGAGGAGCAAAGAGGACCAGTGGGCCACCCCAGGCAGCCATCGTCcgaagcagcagcagtagaaGGAGGACGGTGGCTGCAGAGGCAACACGAGTAACAAGTAATGAGGTTTCTCCTCAGGGAGTCCGCTCTAGGTCCAACTCCACCAGCTCCCTCAACTCAGAGATTTCCAGCTGCAGCATGAGCTCTCagggcagaggaagaggaggcatgCAGCGTGGAAGAGGCAGGAAAACAGAAGCAGAGCCACACTCCATCCCTCCTGTCAATAGTCAGAGTGAACCGAATTTGGCTCCCAAACCTACAGCCAGGGGCAGGAAGAGCAGGAAAGCAGAGGAATCCTCTGAGGTTCCCCATGAGGATGAAAATGAGAAGGCAGACTCTCAGCAGGCTAGTACCACAAGAGGGCGACGGCGAGCCAATGAAAACCACTCTGAACCTGCTGCTGCAGATGAGCAAGGCCCTTCTAATCAGGAGGAGAGATGTGCCAGTGAAGATTCACCTCCGCCTAAAAGGAATGTCAGAGGCAGAGGCCAAAAAGCGATCAAGAGCGAGACTGTGGAGGCACCAGTAGCTTCTGCAATCAGTGATGGAGATGAGgctaaagacaaaagaaaaggaagaaaaagagagttGCAGGCGAATAAAGAAGAGGATTCCAGCAGTAGCTCCAAAGTGTTCAAAGGGAAGGAGAAAGCCCAAGCACCAGAGGCAGCAGAGGAAGAAGCAAATGGTGAAACAAAAGATGACATTCCAGTCCAAGCTAAAAGAAGAGGTAGAGCATCCAGCACTCAAGCGAAGAAAAACGCAAAAGATTCCCCCACTGAAGGGCAGGTGAAAGAAGAGAGTGAGAAAATGGAGGAGGAGACTGTTGAGAGGAGAGGCAAAGGTCGGCCATCAATGGtccagaaaaagaagaaagaggagcAGGGAGAAAGTGGAACATCTGTTGAACAGGATCCACATGTGGAGGCATCAGAG CCCCAGACTCCAGCCAGCAGTGGATCCCGGAAGCGACAGGCTCCTGTGGACTCCTCACCTGTGGCAAAGACCCCTCGCTCCTCCTCTGCATCCCTGGCAGCTAGTGGTCGATTACGAGCTGCCAGCCAGGACTACAAG GTGCTGTTCACCGGCGTGGTGGATGAAGTAGGGGAGAGAGTGTTGGCCCGGTTGGGAGGCAGCATGGCTAAAGGTGTGGCAGACATGAACTGTCTAGTGACTGATAAGGTGCGCAGGACTGTCAAGTTCCTGTGTGCCGTGGCTAAAGGAGTTCCCATTGTCACCACACACTGGCTGGAAAAG AGTGGTAAGGCTGGGAGCTTCCTGTCTCCTAATGCTTTCGTTGTGAAGGACctggagcaggaaaagaagTTCAATTTCTGCCTGCAGGAGTCTCTAAGGATTGCCAGCAGTCAGTCTCTCTTACAG GGCTATGAGATCCATGTTACAAAGTCCGTGAAACCAGAGCCAGTTCATATGAAAGACATAATCTCTTGCAGTGGAGCTGCCTTTCTTCCTAAAATGCCCTCTTCTCACAAG ccTCAGACTGTAGTTATTTCCTGCGAGGAGGACTGGCTGCTGTGTACCCCGGCTCTCTCTGCATCTCTCCCAGTTGTCACGGCTGAGTTTATTCTCACAGGGATCCTTCAGCAGAAAGTTGACCTTCAGACCCACACACTCTCTGCCCCTAGAAATACTCTACAGCCTGCAGGAGGCAGGGGGAGGGGCAGAAAGAAGACTTAG
- the tubb5 gene encoding tubulin beta-5 chain, producing MREIVHIQAGQCGNQIGAKFWEVISDEHGIDPTGTYHGDSDLQLDRISVYYNEATGGKYVPRAILVDLEPGTMDSVRSGPFGQIFRPDNFVFGQSGAGNNWAKGHYTEGAELVDSVLDVVRKESESCDCLQGFQLTHSLGGGTGSGMGTLLISKIREEYPDRIMNTFSVVPSPKVSDTVVEPYNATLSVHQLVENTDETYCIDNEALYDICFRTLKLTTPTYGDLNHLVSATMSGVTTCLRFPGQLNADLRKLAVNMVPFPRLHFFMPGFAPLTSRGSQQYRALTVPELTQQVFDAKNMMAACDPRHGRYLTVAAVFRGRMSMKEVDEQMLNVQNKNSSYFVEWIPNNVKTAVCDIPPRGLKMAVTFIGNSTAIQELFKRISEQFTAMFRRKAFLHWYTGEGMDEMEFTEAESNMNDLVSEYQQYQDATAEEEGEFEEEAEDDA from the exons ATGAGGGAAATCGTGCACATCCAAGCTGGCCAGTGCGGCAACCAGATTGGTGCCAAG TTCTGGGAAGTCATCAGCGATGAGCACGGCATCGATCCCACAGGGACTTACCATGGAGACAGTGACCTGCAGCTGGACAGGATCAGTGTCTATTACAATGAGGCTACAG GAGGTAAATATGTGCCTCGAGCCATTCTGGTGGACTTGGAGCCTGGCACCATGGACTCTGTGAGGTCTGGACCCTTTGGGCAGATCTTCAGACCTGACAATTTTGTGTTCG GTCAGAGTGGTGCTGGAAACAACTGGGCCAAGGGTCACTACACAGAAGGAGCTGAGTTGGTGGACTCAGTCCTGGATGTGGTCCGCAAAGAGTCAGAGAGCTGTGACTGCCTGCAGGGCTTCCAGCTCACCCACTCTCTTGGTGGCGGAACTGGATCCGGTATGGGAACCCTGCTCATCAGCAAGATCCGTGAGGAGTACCCCGACCGTATCATGAACACTTTCAGCGTGGTGCCCTCCCCCAAG GTGTCAGACACAGTGGTTGAGCCTTACAATGCAACCCTCTCAGTCCACCAGCTTGTAGAGAACACAGACGAAACCTACTGTATTGACAATGAGGCCCTGTATGACATCTGCTTCCGCACTCTCAAATTGACCACACCCACCTACGGAGACCTTAACCACCTTGTGTCCGCCACCATGAGTGGGGTCACCACCTGCCTGCGCTTTCCTGGTCAGCTCAATGCTGATCTACGCAAACTGGCTGTCAACATGGTGCCTTTCCCCCGTTTGCACTTCTTCATGCCTGGCTTCGCCCCACTGACCAGCAGAGGCAGCCAGCAGTACAGAGCCCTCACAGTCCCCGAGCTCACCCAGCAAGTGTTTGATGCCAAGAATATGATGGCTGCATGCGACCCACGTCACGGCCGCTATCTGACCGTCGCCGCCGTGTTCCGTGGGCGCATGTCCATGAAGGAAGTTGACGAGCAGATGCTCAACGTCCAGAACAAGAACAGCAGTTACTTTGTCGAATGGATCCCCAACAATGTGAAGACCGCCGTCTGCGACATTCCACCCCGTGGCCTTAAGATGGCTGTCACTTTCATTGGCAACAGCACAGCCATCCAGGAGCTGTTCAAGCGCATCTCAGAGCAGTTCACAGCCATGTTCCGCCGTAAGGCCTTCTTGCATTGGTACACAGGTGAAGGTATGGATGAGATGGAGTTCACTGAAGCAGAGAGCAACATGAATGATCTGGTGTCTGAGTACCAGCAGTACCAGGATGCCACTGCTGAAGAAGAGGGTGAATTTGAGGAGGAGGCTGAAGATGATGCTTAA